The following are encoded in a window of Castanea sativa cultivar Marrone di Chiusa Pesio chromosome 9, ASM4071231v1 genomic DNA:
- the LOC142610270 gene encoding glutamate dehydrogenase 1 isoform X1: MFSLFLLIYSAACSFQTTMNALVATNRNFKLAARLLGLDSKLEKSLLIPFREIKVECTIPKDDGTLASFVGFRVQHDNARGPMKGGIRYHPEVDPDEVNALAQLMTWKTAVANIPYGGAKGGIGCDPGELSNSELERLTRVFTQKIHDLIGIHTDVPAPDMGTGPQTMAWILDEYSKFHGYSPAVVTGKPIDLGGSLGRDAATGRGVLFATEALLNEHGKSISGQRFVIQGFGNVGSWAAQLISENGGKIVAVSDITGAIKNSKGLDIPSLLNHAKENRGVKGFKGADPIDPNTILIEDCDILIPAALGGVINRDNANEIKAKFIIEAANHPTDPEADEILSKKGVVILPDIYANSGGVTVSYFEWVQNIQGFMWDEEKVNNELKTYMTRGFRDVKEMCKTHNCDLRMGAFTLGVNRVARATVLRGWEA, from the exons ATGTTTTCCTTGTTTCTCTTAATTTATTCTGCAGCATGT AGTTTTCAGACAACCATGAATGCATTAGTTGCAACCAACAGAAACTTTAAGCTGGCAGCTCGGCTTTTGGGTTTGGACTCCAAGCTTGAAAAAAGCTTACTAATTCCTTTTAGAGAAATCAAG GTTGAGTGTACCATACCCAAAGACGATGGCACTTTGGCATCTTTTGTTGGGTTCAGGGTTCAGCATGATAATGCTAGAGGCCCCATGAAGGGAGGCATCAGATACCACCCagag GTTGACCCTGATGAAGTAAATGCTTTAGCACAATTGATGACTTGGAAGACAGCAGTAGCTAACATCCCATATGGCGGGGCAAAAGGGGGAATAGGATGTGATCCAGGGGAATTAAGCAACTCTGAGCTAGAAAGACTTACTAGAGTTTTCACCCAAAAGATACATGATCTGATTGGAATTCACACGGATGTTCCAGCACCTGATATGGGAACAGGTCCACAG ACTATGGCATGGATACTAGATGAGTACTCAAAATTTCATGGCTACTCACCAGCAGTAGTGACAGGAAAACCTATT GACCTTGGTGGATCTCTAGGCAGAGATGCAGCTACTGGACGAGGGGTGCTCTTTGCAACAGAGGCACTTCTCAATGAGCATGGGAAGAGCATCTCTGGACAACGGTTTGTCATACAG GGTTTTGGAAATGTGGGATCTTGGGCTGCCCAACTGATCAGTGAGAATGGTGGGAAGATTGTTGCTGTAAGTGACATCACTGGAGCCATAAAGAACAGCAAAGGACTTGATATCCCAAGCCTACTCAACCATGCCAAAGAAAACCGAGGAGTCAAAGGTTTCAAGGGTGCTGATCCAATTGATCCGAATACAATATTGATTGAAGACTGTGACATTCTCATTCCAGCTGCTCTTGGAGGTGTTATCAACAG GGACAATGCAAATGAAATTAAAGCCAAATTCATTATTGAAGCAGCTAACCATCCAACTGACCCAGAGGCTGATGAG ATATTGTCAAAGAAAGGCGTTGTTATCCTTCCAGACATATATGCAAACTCAGGAGGTGTTACTGTTAGTTACTTTGAGTGGGTTCAG AACATCCAAGGATTCATGTGGGACGAGGAGAAAGTGAACAATGAGCTGAAAACTTACATGACAAGAGGTTTCAGAGATGTGAAGGAGATGTGCAAGACCCACAATTGTGATCTACGAATGGGAGCCTTTACCCTTGGAGTTAATCGGGTTGCAAGGGCTACTGTTCTTAGGGGTTGGGAAGCCTGA
- the LOC142610270 gene encoding glutamate dehydrogenase 1 isoform X2, producing MNALVATNRNFKLAARLLGLDSKLEKSLLIPFREIKVECTIPKDDGTLASFVGFRVQHDNARGPMKGGIRYHPEVDPDEVNALAQLMTWKTAVANIPYGGAKGGIGCDPGELSNSELERLTRVFTQKIHDLIGIHTDVPAPDMGTGPQTMAWILDEYSKFHGYSPAVVTGKPIDLGGSLGRDAATGRGVLFATEALLNEHGKSISGQRFVIQGFGNVGSWAAQLISENGGKIVAVSDITGAIKNSKGLDIPSLLNHAKENRGVKGFKGADPIDPNTILIEDCDILIPAALGGVINRDNANEIKAKFIIEAANHPTDPEADEILSKKGVVILPDIYANSGGVTVSYFEWVQNIQGFMWDEEKVNNELKTYMTRGFRDVKEMCKTHNCDLRMGAFTLGVNRVARATVLRGWEA from the exons ATGAATGCATTAGTTGCAACCAACAGAAACTTTAAGCTGGCAGCTCGGCTTTTGGGTTTGGACTCCAAGCTTGAAAAAAGCTTACTAATTCCTTTTAGAGAAATCAAG GTTGAGTGTACCATACCCAAAGACGATGGCACTTTGGCATCTTTTGTTGGGTTCAGGGTTCAGCATGATAATGCTAGAGGCCCCATGAAGGGAGGCATCAGATACCACCCagag GTTGACCCTGATGAAGTAAATGCTTTAGCACAATTGATGACTTGGAAGACAGCAGTAGCTAACATCCCATATGGCGGGGCAAAAGGGGGAATAGGATGTGATCCAGGGGAATTAAGCAACTCTGAGCTAGAAAGACTTACTAGAGTTTTCACCCAAAAGATACATGATCTGATTGGAATTCACACGGATGTTCCAGCACCTGATATGGGAACAGGTCCACAG ACTATGGCATGGATACTAGATGAGTACTCAAAATTTCATGGCTACTCACCAGCAGTAGTGACAGGAAAACCTATT GACCTTGGTGGATCTCTAGGCAGAGATGCAGCTACTGGACGAGGGGTGCTCTTTGCAACAGAGGCACTTCTCAATGAGCATGGGAAGAGCATCTCTGGACAACGGTTTGTCATACAG GGTTTTGGAAATGTGGGATCTTGGGCTGCCCAACTGATCAGTGAGAATGGTGGGAAGATTGTTGCTGTAAGTGACATCACTGGAGCCATAAAGAACAGCAAAGGACTTGATATCCCAAGCCTACTCAACCATGCCAAAGAAAACCGAGGAGTCAAAGGTTTCAAGGGTGCTGATCCAATTGATCCGAATACAATATTGATTGAAGACTGTGACATTCTCATTCCAGCTGCTCTTGGAGGTGTTATCAACAG GGACAATGCAAATGAAATTAAAGCCAAATTCATTATTGAAGCAGCTAACCATCCAACTGACCCAGAGGCTGATGAG ATATTGTCAAAGAAAGGCGTTGTTATCCTTCCAGACATATATGCAAACTCAGGAGGTGTTACTGTTAGTTACTTTGAGTGGGTTCAG AACATCCAAGGATTCATGTGGGACGAGGAGAAAGTGAACAATGAGCTGAAAACTTACATGACAAGAGGTTTCAGAGATGTGAAGGAGATGTGCAAGACCCACAATTGTGATCTACGAATGGGAGCCTTTACCCTTGGAGTTAATCGGGTTGCAAGGGCTACTGTTCTTAGGGGTTGGGAAGCCTGA
- the LOC142610615 gene encoding putative H/ACA ribonucleoprotein complex subunit 1-like protein 1, whose amino-acid sequence MRPPRGGGRGRGGSGFRGGRDGGRGGGFRGGRFGGRGGGGGFRDEGPPSEVVEVSSFVHACEGDAVTKLTNEKIPFFNAPIYLHNKTQIGKVDEIFGPINESLFSIKMMEGIVATSYAAGDKFYIDPAKLLPLSRFLTQPKGQAQAGGRGGRGGRGGGRGGGGRGGGGFRGRGAPRGGRGPPRGGSRGGGFRGRGRF is encoded by the exons ATGAGACCACCGAGAGGCGGAGGCCGTGGACGCGGTGGCAGTGGTTTTAGAGGTGGCCGAGACGGAGGTCGCGGCGGCGGTTTTAGAGGTGGCCGTTTTGGTGGTCGTGGTGGAGGCGGTGGCTTCCGTGACGAGGGCCCACCTTCCGAAGTCGTAG aGGTTTCGTCATTCGTTCATGCATGTGAGGGTGATGCAGTGACAAAGCTCACAAATGAGAAGATACCCTTTTTCAATGCTCCAATATATCTGCACAACAAGACCCAGATTGGCAAAGTTGATGAAATCTTTGGCCCCATCAATGAATCT TTATTTTCAATTAAGATGATGGAAGGCATTGTGGCAACTTCATATGCTGCCGGGGATAAATTCTACATTGACCCTGCTAAGCTTTTGCCTCTTTCAAGATTTCTCACACAGCCTAA GGGACAGGCACAAGCTGGCGGTAGAGGTGGTCGTGGAGGCAGAGGTGGTGGTAGAGGAGGTGGTGGTCGTGGAGGAGGAGGTTTCCGTGGAAGGGGCGCTCCAAGGGGTGGCAGAGGCCCTCCTAGAGGTGGTAGCCGTGGTGGTGGCTTCAGGGGCAGAGGAAGATTTTAG